CGTGAAGGTGGTGCGCAAGGTACCGATCACCACGTCACTGTTATCTTCGTTTTGGTTAGGCGCGGTGAGCCAGATGACCCCCGGCGTGATGGAGACATTGTCATTGAGCTGATACTTGTACAGCGCCTCGATGTGGAAGGGGATATCCTCGCTGAAGTTGGGATCTCCAGGAACATTGAGGTCGGTGAGATAGGGCTCAGCTCCCACGATGATCGCGCCGAGGTTGCCTTCTTTGCCCAGGTCGGGGAAGCCCAGGGCCACCGCATAGGTGAGCAGGTCGGCGTCTCCCCGGTTGATCAGCTGGGCCTTGGTCAGGCCGACCCAGCCGCGCACATCAAACTTGGGGCTGACCCGGAAGTAGGCCTGAGCGCCGTAGGCGTTGCTGGAAACGGGGGTGTTGAGGCCGCCGAGGGCTGCGGGGGCGAGGTTGCCCAGGTTGGTGCCGGTGCCGCCAAAGGAGAAGCGGCGGGCGGTGCCGTCGTAGGAGTGGATGTAGGTGAGGCCAACCTTGAAGCTGTCGCTGGGCTTGAAGACGAGCTGAGCGAGGGCCGAGTAGTTGCCGTCAAAGAGGCCCGCCTTTTCGCTGGGGTTATCACCGCCGCGCGCCATGTAGCCCGCCGACGCTTCGATGGAGTTGCTGACCTTGTAGCGCAGACCGATGCCCTGACCGCCGAGACCAAAGCGATAGATGGGGTTGCGTTCTCCAAAGCGCGAGAGGGCACCGGTGGCGCCGCCGCCCGCTTCGAGGCCGGGGTTGAAGGTGTCGGCGTAGAAGTGGTGGCCTGCGAGGCTGGCCATGGCGGTCACCTGGAGGCGATCGCCCACTGGAAACACGTAGTGCAGACGGTCAATCAAGACGTCATTGTCAACTGCGCCGTCGAAGGCATAGCGGCCTTCGTTGGTACCCAGGGTCGGCGCAAAGGAGGTGCCGAGGTTTCCAGCATAGAGACGGGTGTAGAGGCGATCTTTGCCATTGAAGGTGCTGGTGAGCTGGAGCCGCACTCTGTCATGAAAGACGGTCTCGGCATCCACGTCATCCCCGAAGGCATCGGCCAAGGTGAAAGCGGCTTCTCCGTTCAGCTTGGTGGTGGTGGAGAACTGGTTAGCCTCGAGTTCAGCAGTGCGAGCCTCCAGGGAGTCCACGCGGCCGCGCAGGGTGGCCAGCTCAGCGGCGAATTCTTCTTGCAGGCGTTGCAGGGCGGCCAGATCCTCCTGGGTAGCGAGGTCGGCAGTTCCGGCGGCGATGAGTTCATTCACGCGATCGAGGCAGGCGTTGAGGCCGGCGGCGAACTCGTAGCGGGTCATGGCCCGGTTGCCGCGATAGGTACCGTCGGGGTAGCCTGCGATACAGCCGTAGCGCTCGACGAGGGACTGCAGTGCCTGAAAGGCCCAGTCCGTAGGCTGGACGTCCGAGAGCTGCGAGACAGAGGTGACCTGGGTGAGGGCCGGAGAGACGGTCGCCTCGGGCAGGGGCTCCGCTGCGATCGCCCCCGGCACAGCGGCGCTACCAAGGGCGATCGCCCCCCACAGGACCGGACTGATCTTGAGTCCATGAGCCAGCAATTTCATCATGAGCGTTCTCTCTCCACACCGAGTAAAGGCTTTGGCAAGGGCCTGGGCAATCAGGCTTTGAGAGAGACGCTAAGCAAAAATACTAGGTCAATTAGTATTGCCCATTACAAATCTCAGGGGCGATCGCTCCCACTGCATGTCCTTGATGCAAAAGACGCATTTTTCGGCCCCAAAACGTCCGGAAATAGGCTAAGAAGTCAGGATTTCTTGATTTTTGAAAGTTTTGCGACATGGCGGGCAGTCAGGCGGCACGCTGCTCAACGGTGCACCGGATAGTGAATCAACTTTCTTCGTCTCGCTCTTGTTCCTGCATCTGCTGCCGCAACGCAGACAAACTTTCCAGAATATTGAGCGTGCTTGAGTGCTGAGATCCCAACCGACGCTGAGCTATCCTAAGAGCCTCTTCATACAGCGGCTTGGCTTCCTCATATCGCCCTTGCGATTTGTAGAGACCCGCTAGGTTGTTCAAACTAATTGCGACATCCGGGTGTTCCTCGCCCAGCAATCGCTTCCGCAAAGACAGTGACTCTTGGTACAACAGCTCTGCTTTGTCATATCGTTCTTGTGACCGGTAGAGACCCGCTAGGTTGTTCAAACCAAGCGCCACATCCGGATGCTCCTTTCCCAGCAGGCGCTTCCACAAAGACAGTGACTCTTGGTACAACAGCTCTGCTTTGTCATATCGTTCTTGTGACCGGTAGAGACCCGCTAGGTTGTTCAAACCAAGCGCCACATCCGGATGCTCCTCTCCCAGCAGGCGCTTCCACAAAGACAGAGACTCCTGGTACAAAGGCTCTGCTTCGTCATACCGCCCTTGCGAATCGTAGAGACTCGCTAGGTTGTTCAAACCAAGCGCCACATCCGGATGCTCCTCTCCCAGCAGGCGCTTCCGCAAAGACAGTGACTCTTGGTACAACAGCTCTGCTCTGTCATATCGTTCTTGCGAACAGTAGAGATGCGCTAGGTTATTCAAACCAGTCGCCACATCCGGATGCTGCTTTCCTAGCAAACGCTTCTTTAAAGACAAGGACTCCTGGTACAGCAGTTCAGCTTCGTCATACCGCCCTTGCGAAGAGTAGAGACTCGCTAGGTTGTTCAAACCAAGCGCCACATACGGATGCTCCTCTCCCAGCAAGCGCTTCCACAAAGACAGAGACTCCTGGTACAAAGGCTCTGCTTCGTCATACCGCCCTTGCGAACAGTAGAGATTCGCTAGATCGTTCAAACTAGTCGCGACATCCGGATGCTCCTCTCCCAGCAAGCGCTTCCGCAAAGATAGCGACTCCTGGTACAAAGGCTCTGCTTCGTCATACCGCCCTTGCGAACAGTAGAGATTCGCTAGGTTGTTCAAACTAGTCGCGACATCCGGATGCTCCTCTCCCAGCAGGCGCTTCCACAAAGACAGAGACTTCTGGTACAAAGGCTCTGCTTCGTCATACCGCCCTTGCGAATCGTAGAGATGCGCTAGGTTATTCAAACCAGCCGCTACATCCAGATGCTTCTCTCCCAGCAATCGCCTCCGCAAAGACAGCGACTCCAGGTACAAAGGCTCTGCCTCGTTATAGCGTCCTTGCGACTCGTAGAGACTCGCGAGGTTATTCAAACTAGTTGCGACATCTGGATGATTCTCTCCTAGCAATCGCTTCCGCAAAGACAGCGACTCCTGGTACAAAGGCTCTGCTTCGTCATACCGCCCTTGATAATAATAGAGACATCCTAAGTTGTTCAAACTAGTCGCTACATCCGGATGATCCGCTCCTAGCGCACGCTTTCTTACAGCTAGAAGCTCTTGGAGCAGAGGCTCGGCTTCGGCATATCGCGATCGCGATATGTGGGAATCCACTAGTTGCTGCAAGCAAGCAACCGCCACTGGGTTTTCCTCGCCGAGAAACCGTTTCGTGAGATTCCACAAGGCTCTATACACTGGCTCCGTTTCCTCCGTGGCGGTGTTTCCCTAGCGGCTATGCTTCACGCGATCGCGCCATGGGTAGATACCGTACGTCCTGCCAGTTTTTCGCAAGATTATTCTCTCAGCCCTTAGTCTTCGGTCCAGTGCTTGGCCCGCTCCAGCGCCCGCTGCCAGATCTCCGCCTGGGCCTGCACCTGGGCCGCCGCCTTCCCCGGTCGGAAGACCCGATCGACTTGGCGAGCCGACACCAGCGCGCCGTAGTCGTCCCAGAAGCCCGCCGCTAGCCCCGCCGCAAAGGCAGCCCCTTGGGCCGTCGCGTCTAGGACCGCTGGCCGCTCCACCTCGATGCCCAGAGCATCCGCCTGAAACTGCATCAGGAAGTCGTTTTGGCAGGCTCCGCCATCGACCTTGAGGCGCTGGATCTGGGTGCCGCCGTCCTGGTTCATGGCCTCGACCACTTCCTTGACCTGGAAGGCGATCGCCTCCAGCACCGATCGCACCAGGTGCTCGCGCCGAGCCGCCCCCGTCAGGCCCAGAAACGCCCCCCGCGCGCTCATATCCCAGTGGGGAGCCCCCAAGCCGCTCAGGGCCGGGACAAAATAGACGCCGCCATTGTCGCTGACGCTCTCGGCCATGGGCTGGGTGTCTGCGGCCGAGGTGATCAGCTTGAGGCCGTCCCGCAGCCACTGGATGCAGGCCCCGGCGGTGAACATACTGCCCTCCAGGGCGAAGCCCACGCTGCGATCGCGGCTCCAGGCCACCGTGGACAAAAGCTGGTGATCCGAGCGGGTCAGGGTCTCGCCGGTGTGGGCAATCAAGAAACACCCGGTGCCGTAGGTACACTTCAGCAGGCCGGGGCGATCGCAGCCGTGGGCCAGCAGCGCCGCCTGCTGATCGCCCAAGATCGCCATAATCGGGATCTCCGCCCCCACGATCGCCTTGTCCGTGTGCCCGAAGTAGCCAAAACTGGGGCGGATCTCGGGCATCAGCGACGCCGGAATGCCAAACAGCTCCAGCAGCTTTTCGTCCCAGGCGAGGGACTCCAGATTCATCAGCATGGTGCGGCTGGCGTTGCTGTGGTCCGTGGCGTGGACCTTGCCGCCGGTCAGGTTCCACAGCACCCAGCTGTCCACCGTACCCGCCAGGATATTTGACCAGTCCACCGGCGGCTGCTCCGGCTGCACCCGGTCGATCAGCCAGGCGATCTTGGTGGCGGAGAAGTAGGCATCGAGGACCAGGCCAGTGCGATCGCGCACCATCTCGGCGTAGCCGTCGGCGCGGAGCTGGTTGCAGCGGTAAGCGGTGCGGCGGTCCTGCCAGACGATGGCGTTGTGGAGCGGGCGGCCCGTGGTTTTGTCCCACAGCAGACAGGTTTCGCGCTGCACCGTCAGGCCCACGGCGGCGATCGCCTCTGGCGCGATTTGGGCCTTCTGGATTGCCGTTTGGATGGCCCAGTGAGTCTGCTCCCAGATCTCTCGGGGGTCATGCTCTAGCCATCCGGGCTGGGGATAATACTGGGTCATCTCGCGGTAGGCCTGACTGACCACACGGCCCTCGCGATCAAACAGCAGCGCCCGATTCCCCGTCGTTCCCAGATCCAGGGCCAGGATATAGGCAGCAGAAGCGTGAGTCATGATATCTACGATGCAAACAGCAAACTTTTTATTTAAACGAAAGAGAAAAGCCCGCCAATCTCCAGCTGATATCTCCCAAAGCAAACGGATCGGTGGAATCAGCGGGCAATTTAGAAATACCTTAAATTAGGCTCGCACCAGCAAAACCGCCTGACTGTCTTTCAATTCGAAGAGACGCAGATCGTCGATCGCGCCGCTCTCTTGGAGACCGGGAGAGGCGATCGCCACTTTCCACTCGCCCAAGTCGAGCTGGAGCCAGTCCCCCAGCGTCACCGTCAGGGGCTCGCCGCCCATGTGGGCCGCCATCACCACCTGATCCTCGGGCTGCTCCGGGTTGGCCCGCCAGCCATAAAAGAGACTCTGCTTCTCTTCGCTAATGCGGTTGAAGCGATCGCCCCCCGAGAGGTTTTCGCGCAGCCAGGGGCGCGATCGCCGAAACTTGCGCAGCGACCGGTTAAAGGCCGTCTGCTCCGGGCTCAGGTGCGCCTCATCCCGCGAGACATTGCACGCCTCATAGCAGTCTTCCATAAACATCAGCGCAAAGGCCTTGAGCTTGGGAATGTCGAGCTGCTCGGCAAAGGGCACCTGCTGAGACTGGCGCAGACTCTTGAGGGCCGAGACGCCGCAGGCCGCCGAGTCGCTATCGAGGCAGGTTTGGCAGGCCTCCACCACCGCGTTTAGGTTGCAGTCCGTCTCCACCATGGTGGTCTGGAGTGCCTTGGCAAACTCGCGCAGCGGCCCCAGCGTCTCAAAGCCCAGAGACTTGAGTCGGGGAAAGAGATCGGCGTGATCGTAGAGCTCGGGCGTCACCTGCCAGTCCAAAAAGCCCACCTCCTCCGACACCACCTTCACGCCGTAGCGCTCATCGGTATTGCGGAAAAACAGCCAGGGCGATCGCATCAGCGCATTCAAAAAGTCCATGGGTAGCCCCGGACTAAAGCCGTAGACCCACAGGGTCACCGCCGGGTTGTCGTAGGCATTGTCCAGCACCTCCGGCAGGGTCTCACCCAGGTTCCGATTGACCGGCCCCTGGGGATCGACCTGGTTGCCGCGCCGCACCGTGTCGTGGTTGGCGCAGCCGGTAATCCAGCGATCGCCCTGATACATCACCTCGCACACCCGCCGCCACTTCTGATCCCAGAACTTCTCTAGGGTCGGCGTATTGTGGGCAAAAATCAGCGGCCCCCACTGATAGGACTCAGGCCGCAGCTCCGTTAGCTCCCGATAGGTCGAGGTCTCCTCCCAGCCTTCCTGGGGCCAGGGACGCCCGTCTTCAAAGATCGTGAACATCAGCCGCTGGTATCCGCCTATCTCCTGCACCACATCACTCATGGCCAGGAGATAGGCATCGTCATACTCTATGCGCCCCGAGAGGGGATTAAAGAAGCGGAAATCCTGGCCCCCATCCACCCGAATGCCATCCGCGCCGGTATTAATTTTGCGGCGCTGCATTTCTAATAAAATGGCCCGCACCGTCGGCAGCTGGTGGTTGAGATCCTGGCCGTACATATTCGGCCCCTTGAGAAACTGGCGATTGATCAGCTGCTCGGCTTGGTTATCGGCGTGGCCATACACCAAGTCATAAATTAGCTGGATTGGCCCAGCCGAAAAGGTATGAAGCGTAGAAATAAATTCGATCGCCTCGTCCGGGCGCAAACTCCCCAGCAGAGCCGGATTGGTCGCTGCCGACCCCAAAATTGGGACATCATAGCCCCAGTCTTGGGTGATGGGTTTGCGCAGACGCACTTCGACTTGGTCCGAGTCGTCGTCTACGGGCAGCTGGGCGAAAAACTCACTCTCGGGACTATTATCATCGCGATATTCAATCGTGGGCTCCACGGGCAACAGCTGCACCGCATCGTAGCCAATATAGTTTTCTTCCGCTGGGGTGAGAGTTTCACCCGCCGCTAGCTTCTCTGAGATTCGCCGAAAAATCGCCGTGATTCCTTCAAAGGTTCCTTCGGGGGAGGCGGTGCCAACGTGGAGCTGCAAGATGTTCAGCGGGGCCGGTACGCGAGGCAACTCAGAGTTTTCTGGGCTTTCGGCGATCGCCCGTCCGGTGCGCCGGAAATAGTCGAGGTCCGCGCGCTCAGCCTGAAGCGTCTCCCAGTCATAGACCTCCGCCGGGGCAAAAACACCAAAGGGGAGAGACTCCGCCAGACTATCTCGAATGATTTGCAAGTTGCCGTGGGGATCTTCGAAGCGCATCCAGTAGAGCGATCCCAGGCGATCGCGCCTGCCCGCGCGCAGTCCTCCCACCACGCCCCAGAAATACTCTCCCTGCTGACGCAGCCGCAGGCGATCGCGACGAAACACCACCGTCTGTTCGGGCGATCGCAGATCCACCTCATCGACGGGCGTGAACACCTCTAGGTAGATCTCTCGCGGCCGCAAAACCTCCGCCAGCAGCTCCGGCGTCCAAAATCCAAAGGCCGTTAGTCCGTCGGCGCGATAGTGGGCTCCTAGTCGCCTTGCCAAAGTCTGGGCTTTACCAAAGTAGGTGTCGTCCGACTGCTCAACACTCGCCGCCCAGTCCAGAAGTGCCTGGGTCTCTTCCTCGATCAGCTTTAGGTGGGAGGCTTTGACTGTCACGGGGTATTAAAAATCTAAAGTCTGTTTCATTAAGCTTCATAATATCAATTGTTTTTCTCGAGTTTGGGATCTGGAAGCTTGCAACACAGGTTTTCAGGCAAAAATATGTCGAAAGATATAAAAATCCGATAAAAGTAGCAATCAATACAGGCAAAATTTATCAATTCAATGGTACTCTGTTAAAGTCAAACAAGCGTTAATCTTCCCAGTATTGATTTTTGGCCTCAAAGCCTGCTTGGGAAGCCATTTCTGGCGTCTTCTATCCCAATTGAGTAGATCACGAGACCTCGAAACCTACGGAGAGGCCCTTTGCCAAATGCAACCCATTAACCCCTTCGAGGCTGGTTTTACTCCCTGGATGAAGTTCCCTCGACCGGCTGAGGCGCTCCGGTTCTCTGCCCCAGCGCAGTCCCTATCTCTTAGAGACTTTGAGCACCCGAGTTCATCGAGTTTGTGACGAGTTCTTTTCAACTATCCATGCGTTCCAACTACTCGCTAGTTCTTGCCACTGATCTAGACGGCACGTTTCTAGGAGGATCCAGTCAGCAGCGCGCTGAATTCTACCAATCCATTCAGGCCTGCCGCGACGATATACTACTCGTCTTTGTCACCGGGCGCGATCTCGGTTTCGTTCGCAGCCTCTGCGAAGATCCCCTTTTTCCCCATCCTGATTACATCATTGGCGACGTGGGCACCACCATTGTGGATGGGCGCACCCACGAGCCCCTGCGCGAAGTCCAAGACTGGGTGAGCGATCGCTGGCAAGACGCAGGCGATCGCGTCAAAGCCATGCTGGCCGACGAGCCCGGCCTCGAGCTGCAGCCCGTCCCCACCGAGCGGCGCATCTCCTACTATTACAAGCCTGACGAACTGCAGCCCAGCACCGTTCAAAAGGTGATCGATGCCGGGTTTGACTGCATTCTCTCCGCCGATTTGTACCTTGACGTGATGCCCAAAGGCATTGCTAAAGGCCCCACGCTGCTGAAATTTATCGACGCTCTCAGCCTCGATCCCGACAGCGTGATTCCCTGCGGCGACACCCTCAACGATCTCTCTCTCTTTGAGACCGGCCTCAAAAGCGTTGCGGTCGGCAACTCCGAGCCCAAGCTGGTCAAAGCAATTCAAACGATGGACAACGTTTATCACAGTCCCCATCCCGGCGTTGCGGGCATCCGGGACGGACTCACGGTCTATGGCAAACAACTAGAGGTTGCTGCATGAAATCTTCCCTCGTCATTCTCTATCACCGGGAACCCTACGATGAGGTCATCGAAGATGGCCGGGTTCACTACCGCGAGAAGAAGAGCCCCAACGGTATCGTGCCCACCCTCAAAAGTTTCTTTTCTGGAGTCCAGCAAGGCACCTGGATCGCCTGGAAGCAGATCAGCTCCAAGCAGCAGGCCACCTTCGAGGAGCGCATCGTCGTTGAAGACGGCGGCAACTACAATGTGCGCCGGATCCCGCTCACGGCGGACCAGGTGAAGCACTTCTATCACATCACCTCCAAAGAGTCTTTTTGGCCGATTCTCCACTCTTTTCCCTGGCACTTTACCTACGAGACCGCCGACTGGGAAAACTTCAAAACCATCAACCGTCTCTTTGCGGAAGCCGCCTGTGAAGAAGCCGCCGATGACGCGCTGATTTGGGTCCACGACTATAATTTGTGGCTCGTTCCCAAATATATTCGCGAACTCAAGCCCAACGCGAAGATCGCTTTCTTCCACCACACGCCCTTCCCTTCGGTGGATATCTTTAATATCTTGCCGTGGCGTGAAGCCATTATCGACAGCCTGCTGTGCTGTGATATCTGCGGCTTCCACATTCCCCGCTACTCCGAGAATTTCGTCAATGTGGCGAAGAGTCTCCGGCCCGTTGAGATCGTCAAGAAAGAAGCGGTCCCCGACCATCTCACATCGGTGGGTACGGCGCTGGCGGAGCCTGAGATGACGACTCAGATTCGCTATAAGGGGCAGCTGGTTCATGTGGACGCGTTCCCGGTGGGCACCAATCCCCAGCAGATCTTCTCGGTGCTGCGGCGATCGGAGACGGAGGAAAGGCTGGCCAAGATTCGCCAAGAGCTGGGCGATCGCAAGCTGATCATCTCCGCTGGCCGCGTGGACTATGTCAAAGGCACCCGAGAAACCCTCGAGGCCTACGGTCGTCTACTGGAGCGCCGCCCCGATCTCCACAGCAAGATCATTTTGCTGGTGACCTCGGTGACGCCCGCCGCCGGCATGCGCGTTTACAAGACCGCCCAGAGCCAGATCGAGCAGCTAGTCGGCAAGATCAACGGCCGCTTTGCCAAGCTCGACTGGACGCCGATCCTGCTGTTTACCCAGCCGGTTCCCTTCAACGATCTCATGGCCTACTACAAGGCCGCCGATATCTGCTGGACCACGCCTCTGCGCGACGGTCTCAACCTGGTCGCCAAGGAGTAC
This genomic stretch from Geitlerinema sp. PCC 7407 harbors:
- the ggpS gene encoding glucosylglycerol-phosphate synthase; the encoded protein is MKSSLVILYHREPYDEVIEDGRVHYREKKSPNGIVPTLKSFFSGVQQGTWIAWKQISSKQQATFEERIVVEDGGNYNVRRIPLTADQVKHFYHITSKESFWPILHSFPWHFTYETADWENFKTINRLFAEAACEEAADDALIWVHDYNLWLVPKYIRELKPNAKIAFFHHTPFPSVDIFNILPWREAIIDSLLCCDICGFHIPRYSENFVNVAKSLRPVEIVKKEAVPDHLTSVGTALAEPEMTTQIRYKGQLVHVDAFPVGTNPQQIFSVLRRSETEERLAKIRQELGDRKLIISAGRVDYVKGTRETLEAYGRLLERRPDLHSKIILLVTSVTPAAGMRVYKTAQSQIEQLVGKINGRFAKLDWTPILLFTQPVPFNDLMAYYKAADICWTTPLRDGLNLVAKEYIVAQEKGGGALVLSEFVGAAVELPDAIQTNPYSIDRMDEAIDQAIAMSPEERKARMEKMYDVVTRYDVQCWADHLFELFQSLDNKTPKKEEVLTTV
- a CDS encoding iron uptake porin codes for the protein MMKLLAHGLKISPVLWGAIALGSAAVPGAIAAEPLPEATVSPALTQVTSVSQLSDVQPTDWAFQALQSLVERYGCIAGYPDGTYRGNRAMTRYEFAAGLNACLDRVNELIAAGTADLATQEDLAALQRLQEEFAAELATLRGRVDSLEARTAELEANQFSTTTKLNGEAAFTLADAFGDDVDAETVFHDRVRLQLTSTFNGKDRLYTRLYAGNLGTSFAPTLGTNEGRYAFDGAVDNDVLIDRLHYVFPVGDRLQVTAMASLAGHHFYADTFNPGLEAGGGATGALSRFGERNPIYRFGLGGQGIGLRYKVSNSIEASAGYMARGGDNPSEKAGLFDGNYSALAQLVFKPSDSFKVGLTYIHSYDGTARRFSFGGTGTNLGNLAPAALGGLNTPVSSNAYGAQAYFRVSPKFDVRGWVGLTKAQLINRGDADLLTYAVALGFPDLGKEGNLGAIIVGAEPYLTDLNVPGDPNFSEDIPFHIEALYKYQLNDNVSITPGVIWLTAPNQNEDNSDVVIGTLRTTFTF
- a CDS encoding tetratricopeptide repeat protein codes for the protein MYRALWNLTKRFLGEENPVAVACLQQLVDSHISRSRYAEAEPLLQELLAVRKRALGADHPDVATSLNNLGCLYYYQGRYDEAEPLYQESLSLRKRLLGENHPDVATSLNNLASLYESQGRYNEAEPLYLESLSLRRRLLGEKHLDVAAGLNNLAHLYDSQGRYDEAEPLYQKSLSLWKRLLGEEHPDVATSLNNLANLYCSQGRYDEAEPLYQESLSLRKRLLGEEHPDVATSLNDLANLYCSQGRYDEAEPLYQESLSLWKRLLGEEHPYVALGLNNLASLYSSQGRYDEAELLYQESLSLKKRLLGKQHPDVATGLNNLAHLYCSQERYDRAELLYQESLSLRKRLLGEEHPDVALGLNNLASLYDSQGRYDEAEPLYQESLSLWKRLLGEEHPDVALGLNNLAGLYRSQERYDKAELLYQESLSLWKRLLGKEHPDVALGLNNLAGLYRSQERYDKAELLYQESLSLRKRLLGEEHPDVAISLNNLAGLYKSQGRYEEAKPLYEEALRIAQRRLGSQHSSTLNILESLSALRQQMQEQERDEES
- the gghA gene encoding glucosylglycerol hydrolase, producing the protein MTVKASHLKLIEEETQALLDWAASVEQSDDTYFGKAQTLARRLGAHYRADGLTAFGFWTPELLAEVLRPREIYLEVFTPVDEVDLRSPEQTVVFRRDRLRLRQQGEYFWGVVGGLRAGRRDRLGSLYWMRFEDPHGNLQIIRDSLAESLPFGVFAPAEVYDWETLQAERADLDYFRRTGRAIAESPENSELPRVPAPLNILQLHVGTASPEGTFEGITAIFRRISEKLAAGETLTPAEENYIGYDAVQLLPVEPTIEYRDDNSPESEFFAQLPVDDDSDQVEVRLRKPITQDWGYDVPILGSAATNPALLGSLRPDEAIEFISTLHTFSAGPIQLIYDLVYGHADNQAEQLINRQFLKGPNMYGQDLNHQLPTVRAILLEMQRRKINTGADGIRVDGGQDFRFFNPLSGRIEYDDAYLLAMSDVVQEIGGYQRLMFTIFEDGRPWPQEGWEETSTYRELTELRPESYQWGPLIFAHNTPTLEKFWDQKWRRVCEVMYQGDRWITGCANHDTVRRGNQVDPQGPVNRNLGETLPEVLDNAYDNPAVTLWVYGFSPGLPMDFLNALMRSPWLFFRNTDERYGVKVVSEEVGFLDWQVTPELYDHADLFPRLKSLGFETLGPLREFAKALQTTMVETDCNLNAVVEACQTCLDSDSAACGVSALKSLRQSQQVPFAEQLDIPKLKAFALMFMEDCYEACNVSRDEAHLSPEQTAFNRSLRKFRRSRPWLRENLSGGDRFNRISEEKQSLFYGWRANPEQPEDQVVMAAHMGGEPLTVTLGDWLQLDLGEWKVAIASPGLQESGAIDDLRLFELKDSQAVLLVRA
- the glpK gene encoding glycerol kinase GlpK, which produces MTHASAAYILALDLGTTGNRALLFDREGRVVSQAYREMTQYYPQPGWLEHDPREIWEQTHWAIQTAIQKAQIAPEAIAAVGLTVQRETCLLWDKTTGRPLHNAIVWQDRRTAYRCNQLRADGYAEMVRDRTGLVLDAYFSATKIAWLIDRVQPEQPPVDWSNILAGTVDSWVLWNLTGGKVHATDHSNASRTMLMNLESLAWDEKLLELFGIPASLMPEIRPSFGYFGHTDKAIVGAEIPIMAILGDQQAALLAHGCDRPGLLKCTYGTGCFLIAHTGETLTRSDHQLLSTVAWSRDRSVGFALEGSMFTAGACIQWLRDGLKLITSAADTQPMAESVSDNGGVYFVPALSGLGAPHWDMSARGAFLGLTGAARREHLVRSVLEAIAFQVKEVVEAMNQDGGTQIQRLKVDGGACQNDFLMQFQADALGIEVERPAVLDATAQGAAFAAGLAAGFWDDYGALVSARQVDRVFRPGKAAAQVQAQAEIWQRALERAKHWTED
- a CDS encoding HAD family hydrolase, with translation MRSNYSLVLATDLDGTFLGGSSQQRAEFYQSIQACRDDILLVFVTGRDLGFVRSLCEDPLFPHPDYIIGDVGTTIVDGRTHEPLREVQDWVSDRWQDAGDRVKAMLADEPGLELQPVPTERRISYYYKPDELQPSTVQKVIDAGFDCILSADLYLDVMPKGIAKGPTLLKFIDALSLDPDSVIPCGDTLNDLSLFETGLKSVAVGNSEPKLVKAIQTMDNVYHSPHPGVAGIRDGLTVYGKQLEVAA